CATCATGCAAACGCTCATCGCGCACGGATTGATCATCTCCATCCCGCTCTTCATGACGATCGTGGACGGATACCGCCCGACGCTTGCGTCGTTCAAACGCATCTTCATCTGGACGAACATCTACATGGTGATCATCTTTTTCCTGAACTACGCCATCGGCAGCAATTATTTGTTCATCGCCCAAAAGCCGCCTTCACCCACTTTGATGGATATCCTCTCGCCCTGGCCCTGGTACATCCCGCAATTGGAAGTGGTCGCGTTCATCATCTTTTTCATCATGTACCTTCCATTCCTGATCAAAGACCAACTGGCAAAATCGGCGCAGGTCAAATCAACCTGAGAAGCTCAAAAACCGCCCAGACTGTAACAGTCCGGGCATTTTGTTCGTTGCGCCCGCCGGTCATTTATCGTAGAATCCAGCAAACCAGCCAAAGGAGAGAAAATGGCAACAAAAGCTAAAACTGAATCGCGTCCCATGACCGAAGAGGCGGATTTCCTCCAGATCAAATCGGTTGACCATGTTCACTTTTATGTGGGCAACGCCAAGCACGCGATGTATTACTGGTGGAAGGCGTACGGATTCAAACCCGTCGCCTATTCAGGGCTCGAAACAGGCAACCGGGATTTCGCCTCATACGTTCTCGAATCAGGCCAGGCGCGCTTTGTCGTCTCCGCGCCGTATTCACCTTCCAGCCCGCTTGCATCCCACCACATGGTTCATGGCGACGGCGTCAAAGTCATCGCGCTCGGCGTGGACGATGTGGAAAAAGCCTGGCGCGAGACCACCAGCCGCGGAGCCAAATCCGCGTGGATGCCGCGCGAGGAGAAGGATGATTTCGGCATTTACCGCACATCCGCCATCTATACATACGGCGAGACCCTGCACGTATTCGTGGACCGCGACGATTACAAAGGCGCCTTTGCCCCCACCTATAAGCCTCTCAATTATGAAACCAATTCGGCAGGGCTTGCCGCCATCGACCACATCGTCGGCAATGTGCAGCTCGGCAAGATGAACCACTGGGTCAATTTCTATCATCAAGTGATGGGCTTCCGCCAACTCATGCACTTCGACGACAAGGACATCTCCACCGAATACTCCGCGCTCATGTCCAAGGTCATGCAGAATGGGAACGGACGGGTCAAGTTCCCGATCAACGAACCGGCCGAAGGCAAACGCAAGAGCCAGATCGAAGAATATCTCGATTACTATCTCACACCAGGCGCACAGCATGTCGCCATCATCACCGGGGACATCATCGACACAGTGGATAAACTCCGCAAGAACGGCGTAGAATTCCTGCGTGTGCCGGACACCTACTACGAACTGCTTCCAGACCGCGTGGGCAAGATCAAAGAAGATTTTAAGACCATTCACGAACTTGGCATTTTGGTCGATAAAGACGACGAAGGCTATCTCCTGCAGATATTCACCCGCCCCATCCAGGACCGCCCCACCATGTTCATCGAAGTCATTCAGCGCCACGGTGCGCAGGGATTCGGCAAGGGCAACTTCAAAGCCCTGTTCGAATCACTCGAATTGGAACAGGAACGACGCGGGAATCTATAGGATGAAGAAACTTTCAAGCCTGTCGATCCTGATGCTGCTCCTTCTGCAGGCATGCGGAGCCATCCCCGCTTCAGCGCCCGCCCAGCCCAACGTGGAAACCGTCGTTGCCGCCACATTAAATGCCGTCACACAACAGGCGGCAAACGCACCGACTGAATCCAGTGGAACAGTAATAAACTTTCAAAACGTCAATTTTGTAATTCCTCAAGGGCTCGGGAGCGGCGCGAACGGCGAAGTCGTTCCGCTTGTGGATGAATCGCAAGGACCCTGGGGAGTCGCGCCGGAACATCTGCTTTTTACACTCCAGGA
This portion of the Anaerolineales bacterium genome encodes:
- the hppD gene encoding 4-hydroxyphenylpyruvate dioxygenase, producing the protein MTEEADFLQIKSVDHVHFYVGNAKHAMYYWWKAYGFKPVAYSGLETGNRDFASYVLESGQARFVVSAPYSPSSPLASHHMVHGDGVKVIALGVDDVEKAWRETTSRGAKSAWMPREEKDDFGIYRTSAIYTYGETLHVFVDRDDYKGAFAPTYKPLNYETNSAGLAAIDHIVGNVQLGKMNHWVNFYHQVMGFRQLMHFDDKDISTEYSALMSKVMQNGNGRVKFPINEPAEGKRKSQIEEYLDYYLTPGAQHVAIITGDIIDTVDKLRKNGVEFLRVPDTYYELLPDRVGKIKEDFKTIHELGILVDKDDEGYLLQIFTRPIQDRPTMFIEVIQRHGAQGFGKGNFKALFESLELEQERRGNL